The following coding sequences lie in one Futiania mangrovi genomic window:
- a CDS encoding radical SAM/SPASM domain-containing protein gives MTEAADIETDALSALAPAGREAFAQARAGGKRPLDALGSVAARDLPLKDPVFAEVERAGPPALTPPDGFATLVLIAKLTRHCNLRCTYCNDWREGPGQQMTPRTQVLMLRRAAEDARAATLKFVWHGGEPSLLGVRRTLGFLWLQARLRRPGQMVRNSLQTNGVGLTDEMIALWKLFGVRASVSLDGPREMHDRTRRTVADTPSFDAAADGIGRLKAAGLFAGALVVVTEEIAALDPLYLVDALEAAGVDAAAFLPVRPSSADGSGPCLAPEAFARFLVRLLDALRAHPDRRLAVRELDALHAAYQGTGTGFCELRGPCLGDYFGVDPDGQVMHCDKFLGSDAHVLGTLAERSFAEMRASTEMRALKDRYRAAQTRLAACKWFGRCKGWCPHEAHIADLRGTAGGCCGLAEVFAHFARLEADARREAAHA, from the coding sequence ATGACCGAGGCGGCGGACATCGAAACGGATGCGCTTTCAGCCCTCGCGCCCGCGGGCCGGGAAGCGTTCGCGCAGGCGCGCGCAGGCGGCAAGAGGCCGCTCGACGCCCTGGGCAGCGTCGCCGCCCGCGACCTTCCGCTGAAGGATCCGGTCTTCGCCGAGGTCGAACGGGCAGGGCCGCCCGCTCTCACACCTCCGGACGGCTTTGCAACGCTGGTGCTGATCGCCAAGCTGACGCGCCATTGCAACCTGCGTTGCACCTATTGCAACGACTGGCGCGAGGGACCCGGCCAGCAGATGACACCGCGCACCCAGGTGCTGATGCTGCGCCGTGCCGCGGAGGATGCGCGCGCCGCCACGCTCAAGTTCGTCTGGCACGGGGGCGAGCCGTCGCTGCTCGGCGTCCGGCGCACGCTGGGCTTCCTCTGGCTGCAAGCCAGGCTGCGGCGGCCGGGCCAGATGGTGCGCAACTCGCTGCAGACGAACGGCGTCGGGCTGACCGACGAGATGATCGCGCTATGGAAACTGTTCGGCGTGCGCGCGAGCGTCAGCCTCGACGGCCCGCGCGAGATGCACGACCGCACCCGCAGGACGGTTGCGGACACGCCCTCCTTCGACGCGGCGGCGGACGGGATCGGGCGGCTGAAGGCGGCGGGCCTCTTCGCCGGCGCGCTGGTCGTCGTGACGGAGGAGATCGCGGCCCTCGATCCGCTCTACCTCGTGGATGCGCTGGAGGCTGCGGGCGTCGATGCCGCCGCCTTCCTGCCGGTGCGCCCGTCGTCGGCGGACGGATCCGGTCCCTGCCTCGCGCCGGAGGCGTTTGCCCGCTTTCTCGTGCGCCTGCTCGACGCGCTGCGCGCCCATCCCGACCGGCGGCTCGCCGTGCGGGAACTGGATGCGCTCCACGCAGCCTACCAGGGCACGGGGACGGGCTTCTGCGAGCTGCGCGGCCCCTGCCTTGGCGACTATTTCGGCGTCGATCCGGACGGGCAGGTCATGCACTGCGACAAGTTCCTGGGCTCCGACGCCCATGTGCTCGGCACGCTCGCGGAGCGGAGCTTCGCGGAGATGCGCGCCTCGACGGAGATGCGCGCGCTCAAGGACCGCTACCGCGCCGCCCAGACCCGGCTCGCCGCGTGCAAGTGGTTCGGGCGCTGCAAGGGCTGGTGCCCGCACGAGGCGCACATCGCCGACCTGCGCGGCACAGCGGGCGGCTGCTGCGGGCTGGCGGAAGTGTTCGCACACTTCGCACGCCTCGAAGCGGACGCCCGCCGCGAGGCCGCGCATGCGTGA
- a CDS encoding RiPP maturation radical SAM C-methyltransferase, which produces MTLETSLPEAGLPAGARATDGEAAHAAPPAGRIALIAAPFNSVRRPSIQVGLLSEIAREAGWHATTHHLFLDFAAMASPDFYEAVANDRGVAVGDWLFSLAAFGDRAPDPTGEKLIAAFDRRDRDLLLHVRTEVVPAFVELAAAEIARAAPDVAGFTSTFQQTAAAIAIGRRLKQMLPDVVTVYGGANFEREMAREWLSAVPEIDLILSGEADRTFPVLLGAIADGAGFDKVRGLAWRGSDGAPVQNPPAPLVTDLDRNPVPDYQEYFARAEYFGILPPGLRNDIRVPFESARGCWWGENQHCTFCGLNALSMKFRSKPAEKVLEELGELARRHRSYHFEAVDNIIDRSYMETLLPRLSRPDVNYDLFYEVKSNLKPADMAALAAAGIRTIQPGIESLSTDVLKLMRKGVRGLDNLNMLRWAAHHGIAVSWNVLWGFPGESREDYDAQAALFAKLHHLQPPSAGIRIWLERFSPLYKDEKAFPRKFRRPERSLDFILPPEMDKEQVAYFFEYELENTLPKGAYAKIEAAIEAWKQAWMQDWSPRLTYFSAPDVVTVEDARTSAEPAVVRYRGREARVFQSIIEKPLTAARIAEKLGEPQNRVDRALRLLAADGVVAAEGGLFLALPLPFKPR; this is translated from the coding sequence ATGACGCTCGAGACGTCTCTGCCGGAAGCGGGTCTTCCGGCGGGGGCCCGCGCCACGGACGGGGAGGCTGCACACGCCGCCCCGCCCGCCGGGCGCATCGCCCTGATCGCGGCGCCGTTCAATTCCGTGCGCCGTCCGTCGATCCAGGTGGGGCTCCTGTCGGAGATCGCGCGCGAGGCGGGGTGGCACGCGACGACGCACCACCTCTTCCTCGATTTCGCCGCCATGGCCAGCCCCGATTTCTACGAGGCGGTCGCCAACGACCGCGGCGTCGCGGTCGGCGACTGGCTGTTTTCCCTTGCCGCCTTCGGCGACCGCGCGCCCGACCCGACGGGCGAGAAACTGATCGCGGCTTTCGACCGGCGCGACCGCGACCTGCTGCTGCACGTCCGGACGGAAGTGGTTCCCGCGTTCGTCGAGCTGGCCGCGGCCGAGATCGCGCGGGCAGCGCCCGACGTCGCCGGCTTCACCTCGACCTTCCAGCAGACGGCTGCGGCCATCGCCATTGGGCGGCGGCTCAAGCAGATGCTGCCGGACGTCGTCACGGTGTATGGCGGCGCGAACTTCGAGCGCGAGATGGCGCGGGAATGGCTCTCCGCCGTGCCGGAGATCGACCTGATCCTGAGCGGCGAGGCCGACCGCACCTTCCCCGTGCTGCTCGGCGCCATCGCCGATGGCGCGGGGTTCGACAAGGTGCGCGGGCTTGCCTGGCGGGGCAGCGACGGCGCACCCGTGCAGAACCCGCCCGCGCCGCTCGTCACCGATCTCGACCGCAATCCCGTGCCCGACTACCAGGAGTATTTCGCGCGCGCGGAGTATTTCGGCATCCTTCCGCCCGGCCTGCGCAACGACATCCGCGTGCCGTTCGAGAGCGCGCGCGGCTGCTGGTGGGGCGAGAACCAGCACTGCACCTTCTGCGGGCTCAACGCGCTCTCCATGAAGTTCCGCTCAAAGCCCGCAGAGAAGGTGCTGGAGGAGCTTGGCGAACTCGCCCGCCGGCACCGCTCCTATCATTTCGAGGCCGTCGACAACATTATCGACCGCTCCTACATGGAGACCTTGCTGCCTCGGCTGTCGCGGCCCGACGTCAACTACGACCTGTTCTACGAGGTCAAGTCGAACCTGAAGCCCGCGGACATGGCCGCGCTCGCCGCCGCCGGCATCCGCACCATCCAGCCCGGCATCGAGAGCCTGTCGACCGACGTGCTGAAGCTGATGCGCAAGGGTGTGCGCGGGCTCGACAACCTCAACATGCTGCGCTGGGCCGCGCACCACGGCATTGCCGTGAGCTGGAACGTGCTCTGGGGCTTTCCGGGCGAGAGCCGGGAGGATTACGACGCGCAGGCCGCGCTGTTCGCGAAACTGCACCACCTCCAGCCGCCGTCGGCAGGCATCCGCATCTGGCTCGAACGCTTCAGCCCGCTCTACAAGGACGAGAAGGCGTTCCCCCGGAAATTCCGCCGCCCGGAACGCTCGCTCGACTTCATCCTGCCGCCGGAGATGGACAAGGAGCAGGTCGCCTATTTCTTCGAGTACGAGTTGGAAAACACCTTGCCCAAGGGGGCCTATGCGAAGATCGAGGCCGCCATCGAGGCATGGAAACAGGCCTGGATGCAGGACTGGTCGCCGCGGCTTACCTATTTCTCGGCACCCGACGTCGTGACGGTCGAGGACGCGCGCACAAGCGCCGAGCCCGCCGTCGTCCGCTACCGGGGCCGCGAGGCGCGCGTGTTCCAGTCGATCATCGAGAAGCCGCTGACCGCGGCACGCATCGCGGAGAAGCTGGGCGAGCCGCAGAACCGCGTCGACCGGGCGCTGCGCCTGCTCGCCGCAGACGGGGTCGTGGCGGCGGAGGGCGGGCTGTTCCTCGCCCTGCCCCTGCCCTTCAAGCCGCGCTGA
- a CDS encoding SDR family NAD(P)-dependent oxidoreductase codes for MTDLPVTPSFSLAGRRALVTGAGRGIGRAAACALAQAGAVVHAVARSGGEVEALAAALRAEGFKAQGFALDVTDTRAVAEFVGAHGPYRILVNNAGTNRPLPIAEMTEADFDAVNDLNVRAAYFVAQAVAKGMTAAGEGGSIINVSSAMGHVGAARRTVYCASKFAIEGFTKALAWELGGEGVRVNTLCPTFVRTPMTEGMLSDPAFEQSVTAKIALGRVGEPEDLMGAIVFLASDASRFVTGSSLMADGGWTAQ; via the coding sequence ATGACCGACCTGCCCGTCACGCCGTCCTTCTCTCTTGCCGGGCGTCGGGCCCTCGTGACCGGGGCAGGCCGCGGGATCGGCCGCGCGGCTGCCTGCGCACTGGCCCAGGCGGGGGCCGTGGTCCACGCGGTCGCCCGCAGCGGCGGCGAGGTTGAGGCGCTCGCAGCCGCGCTGCGGGCCGAAGGGTTCAAGGCGCAGGGCTTTGCGCTCGACGTCACCGATACGCGCGCCGTTGCGGAGTTCGTGGGCGCGCATGGGCCTTACCGGATCCTCGTCAACAACGCGGGGACGAACCGGCCCCTGCCGATCGCCGAGATGACGGAGGCCGATTTCGACGCGGTCAACGATCTCAACGTGCGCGCGGCCTATTTCGTCGCGCAGGCCGTGGCGAAGGGCATGACGGCGGCGGGCGAGGGGGGCTCGATCATCAATGTTTCATCCGCCATGGGGCACGTGGGCGCGGCCCGGCGGACGGTCTATTGCGCCTCCAAGTTCGCCATCGAGGGGTTCACGAAGGCTCTCGCCTGGGAACTGGGCGGCGAGGGCGTCCGGGTCAACACGCTCTGCCCGACCTTCGTGCGCACGCCGATGACCGAGGGCATGCTGTCGGACCCGGCCTTCGAGCAGTCCGTGACGGCGAAGATCGCGCTGGGCCGGGTCGGCGAGCCGGAAGACCTGATGGGCGCCATCGTCTTTCTGGCCTCCGACGCTTCCCGCTTCGTGACCGGCTCGTCCCTGATGGCCGACGGCGGATGGACCGCGCAATGA
- a CDS encoding IclR family transcriptional regulator, with the protein MSPVADAWPAGAGTGEAQPGTRSVGAVVQAVCILRHLAAQEAPSGVTAVARATGLNTSTCFNILRTLAAEGLVVFDGEAKTYRLGFGILELSTSLLGASPVDLIRPELERLAHGRPVVVCLWHVTGNDRVVLADRVCDPRTMVRVEMAPDIRLPSFAAAVGRCVAAAWKLPDAELRRRFDGLRWQNPPAFEDYLADVRRAEMEGYALDLGQMFVGLDTAAAVIADHRGHPRFGMSAISIHGQMPRADLDALGAELRDVARRIGAALFPR; encoded by the coding sequence ATGAGCCCGGTTGCAGACGCATGGCCCGCAGGCGCCGGTACAGGGGAGGCCCAGCCAGGCACCCGCAGCGTCGGTGCCGTGGTGCAGGCCGTCTGCATCCTGCGCCATCTCGCTGCCCAGGAGGCGCCGTCCGGCGTGACCGCGGTGGCGCGGGCGACGGGCCTCAATACCTCGACCTGCTTCAATATCCTGCGGACGCTGGCGGCCGAGGGGCTCGTCGTGTTCGATGGGGAGGCGAAGACCTATCGTCTCGGCTTCGGCATCCTGGAGCTGTCGACCAGCCTTCTGGGCGCGAGCCCTGTCGACCTGATCCGGCCAGAGCTGGAGCGGCTCGCCCATGGCCGGCCCGTGGTGGTCTGCCTCTGGCACGTGACGGGAAACGATCGCGTCGTGCTGGCCGACCGGGTCTGCGATCCCAGGACCATGGTGCGGGTGGAGATGGCACCCGATATCCGCCTGCCGAGCTTCGCTGCTGCCGTGGGCCGCTGCGTCGCGGCGGCATGGAAGCTGCCGGATGCGGAACTGCGCCGCCGCTTCGACGGCCTGCGCTGGCAGAACCCGCCGGCGTTCGAGGATTACCTCGCCGATGTCCGCCGTGCGGAGATGGAGGGGTATGCGCTCGACCTCGGGCAGATGTTCGTCGGCCTCGATACCGCCGCGGCGGTGATCGCCGACCACCGGGGGCACCCGCGCTTCGGCATGAGCGCGATCAGCATCCATGGCCAGATGCCCCGCGCCGATCTCGATGCGCTGGGCGCTGAGTTGCGCGACGTCGCGCGGCGGATCGGGGCGGCCCTCTTTCCGCGCTGA
- a CDS encoding TAXI family TRAP transporter solute-binding subunit → MKRMKTVASAVLMLAAGALAGTAQAELPKSMTWTAYDVGSSGYVEASAMADALMKEESTRVRIMPSGTSIGRLLPLKTGRAAYGWLANEIYFAAEAIHDFAAQEWGPQDLRVMLGRPAGFGLGVAGDAGVKTLADLKGKRIARVQANPSVNIKVEAILAFAGLTWDDVEVVDVPSYGASLRALVEGTADAAGGVPTAATFRELEASPRGIVWPSLPDDDKAGWDRVKKVGSFFAPITETVGAGLSEDNPAQLIGYRYPMIATYADTSADEVYAVTKAIVETYDLYKDVNKIMPRWQAKIAGHPPADAPFHEGAVRYLKEIGVWTAEDEAWNQDRLARMKAVQAAWDAAMDEALEKNLPGKDWEAFWADYRAKNLQ, encoded by the coding sequence ATGAAGAGAATGAAGACGGTCGCCAGCGCCGTCCTGATGCTTGCGGCTGGCGCGCTTGCCGGCACGGCGCAGGCGGAGCTTCCGAAGTCCATGACCTGGACAGCCTATGATGTCGGCTCCTCGGGCTATGTCGAGGCGTCCGCGATGGCCGACGCGCTGATGAAGGAAGAGAGCACGCGCGTGCGGATCATGCCGTCGGGCACCTCCATCGGCCGCCTGCTGCCGCTGAAGACGGGCCGGGCCGCCTATGGCTGGCTCGCCAACGAGATCTATTTCGCCGCCGAAGCGATCCACGACTTCGCCGCGCAGGAGTGGGGCCCGCAGGACCTGCGCGTCATGCTGGGCCGTCCGGCGGGCTTCGGCCTGGGTGTGGCGGGCGACGCGGGCGTCAAGACGCTCGCAGACCTCAAGGGCAAGCGGATCGCGCGCGTGCAGGCGAACCCCTCGGTCAACATCAAGGTGGAAGCCATCCTCGCCTTCGCCGGCCTGACCTGGGACGATGTCGAGGTGGTGGACGTGCCGTCCTACGGCGCCTCGCTGCGCGCCCTCGTCGAGGGCACCGCGGATGCCGCCGGCGGCGTGCCGACCGCGGCGACCTTCCGCGAACTGGAGGCGAGCCCGCGCGGTATCGTCTGGCCGAGCCTGCCGGACGACGACAAGGCGGGCTGGGACCGGGTGAAGAAGGTCGGCTCCTTCTTTGCCCCGATCACCGAGACGGTGGGCGCGGGCCTGTCGGAGGACAATCCCGCGCAGCTGATCGGCTACCGCTACCCGATGATCGCGACCTACGCCGACACCTCCGCGGACGAGGTCTACGCGGTCACGAAGGCGATCGTCGAGACCTACGACCTCTACAAGGACGTCAACAAGATCATGCCGCGCTGGCAGGCGAAGATCGCGGGCCATCCCCCGGCAGACGCGCCGTTCCACGAGGGGGCGGTGCGTTACCTGAAGGAGATCGGCGTCTGGACCGCCGAGGACGAGGCCTGGAACCAGGACCGTCTTGCCCGCATGAAGGCGGTTCAGGCCGCCTGGGACGCGGCGATGGACGAGGCGCTGGAGAAGAACCTGCCCGGCAAGGATTGGGAAGCGTTCTGGGCGGACTACCGCGCCAAGAACCTCCAGTAA
- a CDS encoding TRAP transporter permease, whose product MSTASTPAAGVPAAPAAEPHEDPRWGWDRQGRRMGGAAYLVALVLSAAGLAIVVNQVFNLGAFGFRPLSTAFYYLVIAIFLPVAFLAYPARAGDAQRVRWYDWLLGALTIAVGGYLSLNAENILTRGWDIEAPAAPTAVAGVLVLLALEGVRRCGGTLLFVICGVFAVFPLFADHMPGVLWGIQYTAPEAARAHAMGVESIIGIPMRVVSDLLIGFILFGVALVVSGGGTFFMNFAMALMGARRGGPAKVSILASGFFGSLSGSVISNVISTGSMTIPTMKRSGYPAHYAGAVEACASTGGTLMPPVMGAVAFIMASFLNVPYTDVMLAALVPAVLLYLVLLLQADAYAARVGLKGLPRAELPALGATLRQGWVYLLSLALLIYLLVFERIESMAPFYAALLLLATAVVLQKGMGRVRIALDMAVEAGVNIANLVGILAGIGLIVGALSMTGVGTAFSRELVNYAGDNILLLLALGALTSFILGMGMTVSACYIFLAIVLAPALVQVGLNEMASHLFILYWGMLSYITPPVALAAVAAAGIAGAPAMKTGVMAMRLGGVLFLLPFMFVLNPALIGQGSAGEIALSVATAVLSMLMLSAGFERYAYFVGRLPLWSAGLMIAGGLTLMVPEHKTDLVGLVLLAVVYAERLIRGRGPGAERAA is encoded by the coding sequence ATGAGCACAGCCTCCACACCTGCGGCCGGGGTGCCTGCCGCGCCTGCTGCCGAACCGCACGAAGACCCGCGCTGGGGCTGGGACCGCCAGGGCCGCCGCATGGGCGGCGCGGCCTATCTGGTTGCGCTGGTCCTGTCGGCGGCAGGTCTCGCCATCGTCGTGAACCAGGTGTTCAATCTCGGCGCGTTCGGGTTCCGGCCGCTCAGCACGGCCTTCTACTATCTCGTGATCGCGATCTTCCTGCCGGTCGCATTTCTCGCCTATCCCGCACGGGCCGGAGATGCGCAGCGGGTGCGCTGGTACGACTGGCTGCTCGGCGCGCTCACCATCGCGGTGGGCGGCTACCTCTCCCTCAATGCCGAGAACATCCTGACGCGCGGCTGGGATATCGAGGCGCCCGCCGCGCCGACGGCGGTCGCCGGCGTGCTCGTGCTGCTGGCGCTGGAAGGGGTGCGCCGCTGCGGCGGGACGCTGCTGTTCGTCATCTGCGGCGTCTTCGCTGTCTTCCCGCTCTTTGCCGACCACATGCCGGGCGTTCTGTGGGGGATCCAGTACACGGCGCCCGAGGCCGCACGCGCCCATGCCATGGGGGTGGAGAGCATCATCGGGATTCCCATGCGGGTCGTGTCCGACCTGCTGATCGGCTTCATCCTGTTCGGCGTGGCGCTGGTGGTTTCGGGCGGCGGGACGTTCTTCATGAACTTCGCCATGGCGCTGATGGGCGCACGGCGCGGAGGGCCGGCCAAGGTGTCGATCCTCGCGTCGGGCTTCTTCGGCAGCCTGTCGGGCAGCGTGATCTCGAACGTGATCTCCACGGGCTCGATGACCATTCCGACGATGAAGCGGTCCGGCTACCCCGCGCACTATGCGGGTGCGGTGGAGGCCTGCGCCTCGACCGGCGGGACTCTGATGCCGCCCGTGATGGGGGCCGTGGCCTTCATCATGGCCTCGTTCCTGAACGTGCCCTACACCGACGTGATGCTGGCGGCGCTGGTGCCTGCGGTGCTGCTCTATCTCGTGCTGTTGCTGCAGGCGGATGCCTATGCCGCGCGCGTCGGACTGAAGGGCCTGCCGCGGGCGGAGCTTCCGGCCCTCGGCGCGACCCTGCGCCAGGGCTGGGTCTATCTGCTGAGCCTCGCGCTTCTGATCTACCTCCTGGTGTTCGAACGGATCGAGTCGATGGCGCCCTTCTATGCGGCGCTGCTGCTGCTGGCGACGGCGGTGGTGCTGCAGAAGGGGATGGGCCGGGTCCGGATCGCGCTCGACATGGCCGTGGAAGCCGGCGTGAACATCGCGAACCTGGTAGGCATCCTGGCAGGCATCGGCCTGATCGTCGGGGCGCTCTCGATGACGGGCGTGGGCACGGCCTTCTCCCGCGAGCTGGTCAATTATGCAGGCGACAACATCCTGCTGCTGCTGGCACTGGGGGCCCTGACGAGCTTCATCCTCGGAATGGGGATGACGGTCAGCGCCTGCTACATCTTCCTCGCGATCGTGCTCGCGCCAGCGCTCGTGCAGGTCGGCCTCAACGAGATGGCGAGCCATCTCTTCATCCTGTACTGGGGCATGCTGTCCTACATCACGCCGCCGGTGGCGCTGGCGGCCGTGGCGGCTGCCGGCATCGCCGGGGCGCCCGCGATGAAGACCGGCGTCATGGCCATGCGCCTCGGCGGAGTGCTGTTCCTCCTGCCCTTCATGTTCGTGCTGAACCCGGCTCTGATCGGTCAGGGCAGTGCTGGTGAGATCGCGCTGTCGGTGGCGACGGCGGTACTTTCCATGCTGATGCTGTCTGCGGGCTTCGAGCGCTATGCCTATTTCGTCGGGCGCCTGCCGCTGTGGAGTGCAGGCCTGATGATCGCGGGCGGGCTCACGCTGATGGTGCCGGAGCACAAGACGGACCTCGTCGGTCTCGTACTGCTTGCCGTGGTCTATGCCGAGCGCCTGATCCGCGGGCGGGGGCCGGGGGCGGAGCGGGCGGCCTGA